In one Anaerolineae bacterium genomic region, the following are encoded:
- the accC gene encoding acetyl-CoA carboxylase biotin carboxylase subunit produces MFKKVLIANRGEIAVRVIRACQERGIKTVAVYSDVDRTALHVRYADEAYHIGPAPARESYLNGTAIIEVALRAGADAVHPGYGFLSENADFAQMVMDAGLTWIGPSPEAIRIMGDKITARKLMMEIGVPVVPGVEVGFHEEEVIQAAESLGYPLLVKASAGGGGKGMRLVANPRELLRSLAAARREALNAFGNDTIYLEKVIPRARHIEIQVLADQHGNYIHLGERECSIQRRHQKLIEEAPSTAVTPELRQAMGEAALRAARAVGYTNAGTVEFLLDRDGKFYFLEMNTRLQVEHAVTELVTGIDIVKEQLTIAAGRRLRWRQEDVQIIGHAIECRITAEDPYNDFMPVAGRITSLIEPTGPGVRLESGIYAGCEVTPYYDPLIAKLVVWGENRAEAILRMRRALEELRIGGIHTSVPFHQRVMDSARFQTGQFDTSFVEGPDGFCLTCEVQPELMRIAAIAAALVEKERGEQALMLGRAHQHAGGNHSGWKQAVWRHFPRGW; encoded by the coding sequence ATGTTTAAGAAGGTTTTGATCGCCAATCGGGGAGAGATTGCGGTGCGTGTCATCCGCGCTTGTCAGGAGCGCGGCATTAAGACGGTAGCGGTCTACTCGGACGTGGACCGCACCGCCCTGCACGTGCGGTATGCCGATGAGGCTTATCATATCGGGCCGGCGCCGGCCAGAGAGAGCTACCTCAACGGCACAGCCATCATCGAGGTGGCACTGCGCGCCGGCGCGGACGCCGTACACCCAGGCTACGGCTTCCTCTCGGAGAACGCCGATTTTGCCCAGATGGTGATGGACGCCGGCCTGACCTGGATCGGCCCTTCGCCCGAGGCCATCCGCATCATGGGGGATAAGATTACGGCGCGCAAGCTGATGATGGAAATTGGCGTACCGGTGGTGCCCGGCGTCGAAGTGGGGTTTCATGAGGAAGAGGTGATCCAGGCGGCCGAATCGTTGGGCTATCCCCTGTTGGTCAAGGCATCCGCCGGCGGCGGGGGCAAGGGCATGCGGTTGGTGGCCAACCCGCGCGAGCTACTGCGATCCCTGGCGGCCGCCCGTCGGGAGGCGCTCAATGCCTTCGGGAATGACACGATATACCTGGAGAAAGTCATTCCCCGGGCACGTCATATCGAGATTCAGGTGCTGGCGGACCAGCACGGGAATTATATCCATCTCGGGGAGCGGGAATGCAGTATCCAGCGCCGGCACCAAAAGCTGATTGAGGAAGCTCCATCCACGGCGGTGACGCCCGAACTGCGCCAGGCCATGGGGGAAGCGGCACTGCGAGCGGCGCGCGCGGTTGGATACACCAACGCCGGCACGGTGGAGTTCTTGCTCGATCGGGACGGGAAGTTCTACTTCCTGGAGATGAACACCCGCCTGCAGGTCGAGCATGCGGTGACGGAGCTGGTAACGGGCATTGACATCGTCAAGGAGCAGTTGACCATCGCCGCGGGGCGCCGGCTGCGCTGGCGGCAGGAGGACGTGCAGATCATCGGGCATGCCATCGAGTGCCGCATCACGGCCGAGGACCCGTACAATGATTTCATGCCGGTAGCCGGCCGCATCACCAGCCTGATCGAGCCGACCGGCCCGGGGGTGCGGCTGGAGAGCGGCATTTATGCCGGCTGTGAGGTGACGCCCTATTACGACCCCCTGATCGCCAAACTGGTGGTGTGGGGGGAAAACCGGGCCGAGGCTATCCTCCGCATGCGGCGTGCGCTGGAGGAACTGCGCATTGGCGGCATTCACACCTCTGTGCCGTTCCATCAGCGGGTGATGGACAGCGCGCGCTTTCAGACGGGGCAGTTTGACACGAGCTTTGTGGAAGGGCCGGACGGCTTCTGCCTCACCTGTGAGGTTCAGCCGGAGCTGATGCGCATCGCCGCCATCGCGGCGGCGCTGGTGGAGAAAGAGCGGGGCGAGCAGGCACTCATGCTGGGACGCGCCCATCAGCACGCCGGCGGGAATCATTCCGGCTGGAAGCAGGCCGTCTGGCGCCACTTCCCACGCGGATGGTGA
- a CDS encoding biotin/lipoyl-binding protein, which yields MKYYVTVEGVTFEIEVQPNGEVLVNGERLQVDMQKSGWLSLYSLLVNHASYEVMIEPDAERRNVYEVLLEGARFQVQVEDERSRRLARAAFALQAPPGELILRPPIPGLIVSVPVEAGQAVEKGETLVIFEAMKMQNEIRAPRDGVVREVRVRPGMQVTQKDVLLILK from the coding sequence ATGAAATATTATGTCACAGTCGAGGGAGTGACATTTGAGATAGAGGTCCAGCCGAACGGCGAGGTGCTGGTGAACGGCGAGCGTCTGCAGGTGGACATGCAGAAGAGCGGCTGGCTGAGCCTGTATTCTCTGCTGGTCAACCACGCCTCGTATGAGGTGATGATCGAGCCGGATGCGGAGCGCCGCAATGTGTACGAGGTCCTGCTGGAGGGCGCTCGTTTCCAGGTGCAGGTGGAGGATGAACGTTCGCGCCGGCTGGCCCGGGCGGCGTTCGCGCTTCAGGCGCCGCCGGGGGAATTGATACTGCGTCCGCCCATCCCGGGGCTGATCGTGAGTGTGCCGGTGGAGGCCGGCCAGGCGGTGGAGAAAGGCGAGACACTGGTCATATTTGAAGCCATGAAGATGCAGAATGAGATCCGGGCGCCGCGGGATGGTGTCGTGCGGGAGGTACGTGTGCGGCCGGGCATGCAGGTGACGCAGAAGGATGTGTTGTTGATATTGAAATGA